From a single Rhizobium lusitanum genomic region:
- a CDS encoding YoaK family protein, which translates to MTRQRRRRLIKTRRTVTGFLLVASISFVAGMTDAVGLMLTGNFVSFMTGNTTRAAIALGTGDFSHAAVLFAAIVAFIGGNTLGIVVAHAAERRAFVVLACVSILLALAAGFETPSLILVQFYLVVLAMGMVNATVEHIEGLPIGLTYVTGALSRFGRGIGRFILGDRDFAWTVQIVPWSGMIIGAILGALLAGAFGSHALWLVSMVALALAFATLFIPRPLQRRFNQRLVVTASMAKRSK; encoded by the coding sequence ATGACCAGACAGCGTCGCCGTCGCCTCATCAAGACCCGTCGTACGGTGACGGGGTTTCTTCTCGTCGCCTCGATTTCCTTTGTCGCCGGGATGACCGATGCGGTTGGGCTGATGCTGACCGGGAATTTCGTGTCCTTCATGACTGGCAATACGACGAGGGCGGCGATTGCGCTTGGGACGGGGGATTTTAGCCATGCGGCGGTGCTGTTTGCGGCCATCGTCGCCTTTATCGGTGGCAATACGCTGGGGATCGTCGTTGCCCATGCCGCAGAGCGGCGGGCCTTTGTCGTGCTTGCCTGCGTCAGCATCCTTTTGGCCCTGGCGGCGGGCTTCGAGACGCCGTCGCTGATCCTCGTGCAGTTCTATCTGGTCGTGCTGGCCATGGGCATGGTCAATGCCACCGTTGAGCACATCGAGGGCCTGCCGATCGGGCTCACCTATGTCACCGGCGCGCTGTCGCGCTTCGGGCGCGGCATCGGCCGCTTTATCCTCGGCGACCGCGATTTTGCCTGGACGGTGCAGATCGTGCCCTGGAGCGGCATGATCATCGGCGCCATCCTCGGCGCGCTTCTGGCCGGCGCCTTCGGCTCGCATGCGCTCTGGCTGGTCTCGATGGTGGCGCTTGCCCTTGCCTTCGCCACGCTTTTCATCCCGCGACCGCTGCAGCGGCGGTTCAATCAGCGCCTGGTGGTGACGGCGTCGATGGCGAAGAGATCGAAATAG
- the aroA gene encoding 3-phosphoshikimate 1-carboxyvinyltransferase, translated as MPHDTHSRPATARRSTNLSGTIRVPGDKSISHRAFMFAGLASGETRITGLLEGEDVLNTGKAMQAMGAKIEKIGGEWIIKGVGNGALLAPQAPLDFGNAGTGSRLTMGLVGVYNFESTFIGDASLSKRPMGRILDPLRQMGVQVKSSAGDRLPVTLHGPETANPITYRVPMASAQVKSAVLLAGLNAPGITTVIEPVMTRDHTEKMLAGFGAELSVETDRDGVRTIRLQGEGKLSGQTIDVPGDPSSTAFPLVAALIVPGSDITIRNVLMNPTRTGLILTLLEMGADIDILDERLAGGEDVADLRVRSSALRGVTVPTERAPSMIDEYPVLAVAAAFAEGTTDMLGLEELRVKESDRLSAVAEGLALNGVDCTEGDASLTVRGRPDGKGLGNAGGERVRTYLDHRIAMSFLVMGLASEHPVRIDDSAMIATSFPEFFDLMAELGADMEVEGSIPQ; from the coding sequence ATGCCGCACGACACTCATTCGCGGCCCGCGACAGCGCGCCGCTCGACCAATCTTTCCGGCACCATCCGCGTTCCCGGCGACAAATCCATTTCGCACCGCGCCTTCATGTTCGCGGGTCTGGCCTCCGGCGAGACCCGCATCACCGGCCTGCTCGAAGGTGAGGATGTGCTCAACACCGGCAAGGCCATGCAGGCCATGGGCGCCAAAATCGAGAAAATCGGCGGCGAATGGATCATCAAGGGCGTCGGCAACGGTGCATTGCTTGCCCCACAGGCGCCACTCGACTTCGGCAATGCCGGCACCGGCAGCCGCCTGACCATGGGCCTTGTCGGCGTCTATAATTTCGAATCCACCTTTATCGGCGACGCCTCGCTCTCCAAGAGGCCGATGGGCCGCATCCTCGATCCGCTCCGGCAGATGGGCGTGCAGGTCAAATCCAGTGCCGGCGACCGGCTGCCGGTGACGCTGCATGGACCCGAGACAGCCAATCCGATCACCTATCGCGTGCCGATGGCCTCGGCGCAGGTGAAATCCGCCGTGCTGCTCGCCGGCCTCAATGCGCCCGGGATCACCACCGTCATCGAGCCGGTCATGACCCGCGACCATACGGAAAAGATGCTGGCCGGCTTCGGCGCCGAACTTTCGGTCGAGACCGACCGCGACGGCGTGCGCACCATCCGCCTTCAGGGCGAGGGCAAGCTTTCCGGCCAGACCATCGACGTTCCCGGCGATCCCTCCTCGACCGCCTTTCCGCTGGTCGCGGCACTGATCGTTCCCGGCTCCGACATCACCATCCGCAACGTGCTGATGAACCCGACCCGCACAGGCCTGATCCTGACGCTGCTGGAGATGGGCGCCGATATCGACATCCTCGACGAGCGCCTTGCCGGCGGCGAGGATGTCGCGGATCTGCGTGTGCGGTCCTCAGCGCTCAGGGGCGTCACGGTGCCGACTGAGCGCGCGCCGTCGATGATCGACGAATATCCGGTGCTCGCCGTTGCCGCCGCCTTCGCTGAGGGCACGACGGACATGCTGGGCCTCGAGGAATTGCGGGTCAAGGAATCCGATCGGCTTTCGGCGGTTGCCGAGGGGCTGGCGCTCAACGGCGTCGATTGCACGGAAGGCGATGCTTCGCTTACTGTGCGGGGCCGGCCGGATGGGAAAGGTCTCGGCAATGCCGGCGGCGAGCGGGTCAGGACCTATCTCGACCACCGCATCGCCATGAGTTTCCTCGTGATGGGACTTGCCTCGGAACATCCGGTCAGGATCGACGACAGCGCGATGATCGCAACCAGCTTTCCGGAGTTTTTCGATCTGATGGCGGAACTCGGCGCCGATATGGAAGTGGAAGGAAGCATACCTCAGTGA
- a CDS encoding YdcF family protein: protein MFVFSKLVWIFGQPLSLAFFFAVLAFIGVLFRRRGIALVSSLLSILILFVALYTTAGAYVVQGLEERFPHVAADPADLKCMIVLGGATQNQVTTVRGGYELDSAGDRLIEALRLAQKYPQARIIVSGGDGSIGGDYEGDAVISERFFTALGIGKDRLVEDKTSRTTFENAVNTKELLAQNGLSNCLLITSGFHMPRSIGIFRKQGIDVVPWPVDYRSTGKETLGFDFTQPSLNAQLLSTGVREWIGLVGYYAVGRTSALYPAP from the coding sequence TTGTTCGTTTTTTCCAAACTTGTCTGGATTTTCGGTCAGCCGCTGTCTCTGGCTTTTTTCTTCGCGGTGCTGGCCTTCATCGGCGTCCTCTTCCGCCGGCGTGGGATCGCGCTCGTCTCATCGCTGCTGTCGATCCTGATCCTGTTCGTGGCGCTTTATACGACGGCGGGCGCCTATGTCGTCCAGGGGCTGGAGGAGCGCTTTCCGCATGTCGCGGCCGACCCGGCGGATCTGAAATGCATGATCGTTCTCGGTGGTGCCACGCAGAACCAGGTGACGACGGTGCGCGGCGGCTATGAGCTCGATTCGGCCGGCGATCGTCTGATCGAGGCCTTGCGGCTGGCGCAGAAATATCCGCAGGCGCGGATCATCGTGTCGGGTGGCGATGGCTCGATCGGCGGAGACTACGAGGGCGATGCCGTCATCTCCGAGCGCTTCTTCACCGCGCTTGGCATCGGCAAGGATCGCCTCGTCGAGGACAAGACCTCGCGCACAACCTTCGAGAATGCCGTCAATACCAAGGAGCTGCTGGCGCAGAACGGGCTGTCGAACTGCCTGCTGATCACCTCCGGCTTCCACATGCCGCGCTCGATCGGCATCTTCCGCAAGCAGGGCATCGATGTCGTGCCATGGCCGGTGGATTACCGCAGCACCGGCAAGGAGACGCTCGGCTTCGATTTCACCCAGCCGTCGCTAAATGCCCAACTGCTTTCGACCGGCGTGCGCGAATGGATCGGCCTCGTCGGCTATTACGCCGTCGGCCGCACCTCGGCGCTTTATCCCGCGCCATAA
- a CDS encoding trimeric intracellular cation channel family protein — protein sequence MSLLSFLDYAGVALFAATGALAASRKQLDLIGFLFFAAVTGIGGGTLRDIILGRLPVFWVLNPTYIIICALVGVLVFFTAHLFESRYRLLIWLDAIGLSAYCVMGAAKGMAATGSPTVAIVTGALTATFGGILRDLLANEPSVLLRPEIYVTAALVGAGVFTAANATMMPLYASAALGVTAAFIVRGGALWFGWTFPTYHHRPGRHPDDVM from the coding sequence ATGTCGCTTCTTTCGTTTCTTGATTATGCCGGCGTCGCCCTCTTCGCGGCGACCGGCGCGCTGGCGGCCTCGCGCAAGCAGCTCGATTTGATCGGCTTCCTGTTCTTTGCCGCGGTCACCGGCATCGGCGGCGGCACGCTTCGCGATATCATCCTCGGCCGCCTGCCGGTCTTCTGGGTGCTGAACCCGACCTATATCATCATCTGCGCCTTGGTCGGCGTTCTGGTCTTCTTCACCGCGCATCTGTTCGAATCGCGCTATCGGCTGCTGATCTGGCTCGATGCGATCGGCCTGTCGGCCTATTGCGTCATGGGTGCTGCCAAGGGCATGGCGGCGACGGGCTCGCCGACGGTTGCCATCGTCACCGGCGCGTTGACGGCGACCTTCGGCGGCATTCTGCGTGATCTGCTTGCAAACGAGCCCTCGGTGCTGCTGCGGCCGGAAATCTATGTGACCGCTGCCCTCGTCGGCGCCGGCGTCTTCACAGCCGCCAATGCAACGATGATGCCGCTCTATGCCTCGGCGGCGCTCGGCGTTACCGCCGCCTTCATTGTCCGCGGCGGCGCGCTCTGGTTCGGCTGGACCTTCCCGACCTATCACCATAGGCCCGGCCGGCATCCCGACGATGTGATGTGA
- a CDS encoding GIY-YIG nuclease family protein: protein MKYVYILASIEAPDHHYVGVTGDLKARLAKHNAKEVPHTSKYAPWSLKTYIAFSDEAQAFAFEKYLKSGSGRAFAKKRL from the coding sequence ATGAAGTATGTCTACATCCTCGCGAGCATTGAGGCTCCTGACCATCATTACGTGGGAGTGACGGGCGACCTGAAAGCCCGCTTGGCAAAGCATAATGCCAAGGAGGTCCCGCATACTTCAAAATATGCTCCTTGGTCCCTCAAAACCTACATAGCTTTTTCCGATGAGGCGCAGGCCTTCGCTTTCGAAAAGTATCTAAAATCCGGTTCAGGGCGGGCCTTCGCGAAGAAAAGATTGTAA
- the fabB gene encoding beta-ketoacyl-ACP synthase I, with protein MRRVVVTGLGIVSSIGNDAQEVTASLREAKSGISFSNDFAEHGFKCQVWGSPKIDTTDLVDRRAMRFLSQGGAWNHVAMKQAIADSGLEESDISNNERTGIIMGSGGPSTRTLIEAADITRKNNSPKRVGPFAVPKAMSSTASATLATWFKIYGVNYSISSACSTSAHCIGNAAEMIQWGKQDIMFAGGHEDLDWTMSNLFDAMGAMSSKFNEDHPETASRAYDASRDGFVIAGGAGVLVLEELEHAKARGAKIYAEIVGYGATSDGYDMVAPSGEGAVRCMRQALATVKGDIDYINTHGTSTPVGDSKEIGAIREVFGNKIPPIQSTKSLTGHSLGAAGVQESIYSILMMQERFIGESAHITELDPEFEGVPVVRKRIDDAKIDIALSNSFGFGGTNATLVFQRYNG; from the coding sequence ATGAGACGGGTTGTTGTCACGGGTCTGGGTATCGTTTCATCTATTGGGAACGATGCACAAGAAGTTACGGCGTCGTTGCGCGAAGCCAAATCCGGTATCTCGTTTTCGAACGATTTCGCCGAGCATGGTTTCAAGTGCCAGGTCTGGGGTTCGCCCAAGATCGACACGACCGATCTGGTGGATCGCCGCGCCATGCGCTTCCTGTCGCAGGGCGGTGCCTGGAACCATGTCGCCATGAAGCAGGCGATCGCCGACAGCGGCCTCGAAGAGAGCGACATCAGCAACAACGAGCGCACCGGCATCATCATGGGCTCGGGTGGCCCCTCGACCCGCACGCTGATCGAAGCCGCCGACATTACCCGCAAGAACAACAGCCCGAAGCGCGTCGGCCCCTTTGCCGTGCCGAAGGCGATGTCATCGACGGCCTCGGCGACGCTCGCCACCTGGTTCAAGATCTACGGCGTCAACTATTCCATCTCGTCTGCCTGCTCGACTTCGGCACATTGCATCGGCAACGCCGCCGAAATGATCCAGTGGGGCAAGCAGGACATCATGTTCGCCGGTGGCCACGAGGATCTCGACTGGACCATGTCGAACCTGTTCGACGCCATGGGCGCCATGTCCTCCAAGTTCAACGAGGATCACCCGGAAACTGCCTCGCGCGCCTATGATGCCAGCCGTGACGGCTTCGTCATTGCCGGCGGCGCCGGCGTGCTGGTGCTCGAGGAACTGGAACACGCCAAGGCGCGCGGCGCCAAGATCTATGCCGAAATCGTCGGCTACGGCGCCACTTCCGATGGCTACGACATGGTTGCTCCGTCGGGCGAGGGTGCGGTACGCTGCATGCGCCAGGCGCTCGCCACCGTGAAAGGCGATATCGACTACATCAACACCCACGGCACCTCGACCCCGGTCGGCGACAGCAAGGAAATCGGCGCTATCCGCGAGGTTTTCGGCAACAAGATCCCGCCGATCCAGTCGACCAAGTCGCTGACGGGCCATTCGCTGGGTGCTGCCGGCGTACAGGAATCGATCTATTCGATCCTGATGATGCAGGAGCGCTTCATCGGCGAAAGCGCCCATATCACTGAACTCGACCCGGAATTCGAAGGCGTGCCGGTCGTGCGCAAGCGCATCGACGATGCCAAGATCGACATCGCCCTCTCCAATTCCTTCGGTTTCGGCGGCACCAATGCCACGCTCGTGTTCCAGCGCTACAACGGATAA
- the fabA gene encoding 3-hydroxyacyl-[acyl-carrier-protein] dehydratase FabA — protein MTTRQSSFNYEEILACGRGELFGPGNAQLPLPPMLMVHRITDISETGGAFDKGYIRAEYDVRPDDWYFPCHFAGNPIMPGCLGLDGMWQLTGFFLGWLGEPGRGMALSTGEVKFKGMIRPDTKLLEYGIDFKRVMRGRLVLGTADGYLKADGEVIYQASDLRVGLAKDKAA, from the coding sequence ATGACGACGAGACAGTCCAGCTTCAACTATGAGGAAATTCTGGCTTGCGGCCGCGGCGAACTGTTCGGTCCAGGCAACGCGCAGCTTCCCCTGCCGCCGATGCTGATGGTCCATCGCATCACAGATATTTCCGAAACCGGTGGTGCCTTCGACAAGGGCTACATACGTGCCGAATATGACGTGCGTCCCGACGATTGGTACTTCCCTTGCCATTTTGCCGGCAATCCGATCATGCCTGGCTGCCTCGGCCTTGATGGCATGTGGCAGCTGACGGGCTTCTTCCTTGGCTGGCTCGGCGAACCGGGCCGCGGCATGGCGCTTTCCACCGGCGAAGTGAAGTTCAAGGGCATGATTCGTCCGGACACGAAGCTCCTCGAATACGGCATCGACTTCAAGCGTGTCATGCGCGGCCGCCTTGTTCTCGGCACTGCCGACGGTTACTTGAAAGCCGACGGCGAGGTCATCTATCAGGCGTCGGACCTGCGCGTCGGCCTGGCAAAGGACAAGGCTGCCTGA
- the cmk gene encoding (d)CMP kinase translates to MTTPFTIAIDGPAAAGKGTLSRLIADQYGFHHLDTGLIYRATAKALLDAGLPLDDEAMAETMARKVDLAGLDRAVLSKHEIGEAASKVAVMPAVRRVLVEAQRAFSLKEPGTVLDGRDIGTVICPDAPVKIYVTASAEVRAKRRYDEIIDAGGSADYQAIFEGVQRRDERDMGRADSPLRPAEDAHLLDTSEMSIEAAFQAAKSIIDAVLSRNA, encoded by the coding sequence GTGACGACACCGTTTACGATCGCCATCGACGGACCCGCCGCGGCAGGGAAAGGAACCCTGTCGCGCCTGATCGCCGACCAGTATGGTTTCCACCATCTCGACACCGGCCTGATCTATCGGGCAACGGCCAAGGCCCTGCTCGATGCCGGTCTGCCGCTCGATGACGAGGCGATGGCGGAGACGATGGCGCGTAAGGTCGACCTTGCCGGGCTCGACCGCGCCGTCCTGTCGAAGCATGAAATCGGTGAGGCGGCGTCGAAAGTCGCCGTCATGCCGGCGGTGCGCCGGGTACTGGTCGAGGCGCAGCGCGCCTTTTCACTGAAGGAGCCGGGCACGGTTCTGGACGGACGCGACATCGGTACCGTCATCTGCCCGGATGCGCCGGTGAAAATCTACGTCACGGCCTCGGCAGAGGTAAGGGCGAAACGGCGTTACGACGAAATTATCGATGCCGGCGGCAGCGCCGACTATCAGGCTATTTTCGAGGGCGTGCAGCGGCGCGATGAACGCGATATGGGTCGGGCCGACAGCCCTTTGCGGCCAGCGGAAGACGCGCACTTGCTTGATACCTCGGAAATGAGTATAGAAGCGGCGTTTCAGGCGGCAAAGTCGATCATCGACGCCGTTCTGAGCCGAAATGCCTAA
- the fabI gene encoding enoyl-ACP reductase FabI has product MTGFMQGKRGLIMGVANNHSIAWGISKALAAEGAELAFTFQGEALGKRVKPLAAEVDSDFLLPCDVEDLASVDAVFEEIKARWGKLDFIVHAIGFSDKNELKGLYANTTRDNFTRTMVISCFSFTEIAKRAAELMTEGGSMLTLTYNGSTRVIPNYNVMGVAKAALEASVRYLAADYGPRGIRVNAISAGPIRTLAGAGISDARAILSWNQRNAPLRKSVTIDQVGSSSLYLLSDLSAGVTGEIHFVDAGYNITSMPTLEVLASADTE; this is encoded by the coding sequence ATGACGGGTTTCATGCAGGGTAAGCGCGGCCTCATCATGGGTGTCGCAAACAATCATTCGATTGCCTGGGGCATTTCGAAGGCGCTGGCAGCCGAAGGCGCTGAACTGGCATTCACTTTCCAGGGCGAAGCGCTCGGCAAGCGCGTCAAGCCGCTCGCAGCTGAAGTTGACTCGGATTTCCTTCTGCCTTGCGACGTTGAGGATCTGGCGTCCGTCGACGCCGTGTTCGAGGAGATCAAGGCGCGCTGGGGCAAGCTGGATTTCATCGTCCACGCCATCGGCTTTTCCGACAAGAACGAGCTGAAGGGCCTTTACGCCAACACCACGCGCGACAATTTCACCCGCACGATGGTGATTTCCTGTTTCTCCTTCACCGAGATCGCCAAGCGCGCCGCCGAGTTGATGACGGAAGGCGGTAGCATGCTGACGCTGACCTATAACGGCTCGACGCGGGTCATTCCGAACTACAACGTCATGGGCGTCGCCAAGGCGGCTCTGGAAGCTTCCGTGCGCTATCTCGCCGCCGATTATGGCCCGCGCGGCATCCGGGTCAACGCTATCTCCGCCGGCCCGATCCGCACGCTCGCCGGCGCCGGCATTTCCGACGCCCGAGCCATCCTGTCGTGGAACCAGCGCAACGCGCCACTGCGCAAGTCTGTTACCATCGACCAGGTCGGCTCTTCGTCGCTCTATCTCCTGTCCGACCTGTCGGCAGGCGTTACCGGCGAAATCCACTTTGTCGACGCCGGCTACAACATTACCTCGATGCCGACGTTGGAAGTATTGGCTAGCGCTGACACAGAGTAA
- a CDS encoding class I SAM-dependent methyltransferase, translated as MSRDALKTLFHPFASGTVATPGEGERILFLGAEAGFSLPADFAAELSAVQGFRPFYRQLQAQRIEVTPEIEGADYDGALVLCTKHKGENEASIATALSRVKVGGLIVVAGAKEDGIQPLRKRVEGFGLSVEYMPKYHGVAFWFARPADISAPAAQLVKPATRVDGRFTATAGMFSHDRIDAGSELLASRLPTDFSGDAADFGAGWGYLSVELATKSPRMARIDLYEAHYDALEAARVNLLANCPKVAQRFFWHDLAGEPVKDKYDLVIMNPPFHEGHAAEPSLGQAMIKTAASALRGGGRLMLVANRGLPYEPVLAEHFKESGETCRNARFKVLWAKK; from the coding sequence ATGAGCCGCGACGCCCTGAAGACCCTGTTCCATCCCTTTGCCTCCGGCACCGTCGCCACGCCCGGCGAAGGCGAGCGCATCCTGTTTCTCGGCGCGGAAGCGGGATTTTCCCTGCCTGCCGATTTTGCAGCGGAGCTTTCCGCCGTCCAGGGCTTCAGGCCCTTCTACCGCCAGCTACAGGCGCAGCGGATCGAGGTGACGCCGGAGATCGAAGGCGCGGATTATGACGGCGCGCTGGTGCTCTGCACCAAGCACAAGGGCGAGAACGAAGCCTCTATCGCCACGGCGCTTTCGCGCGTGAAGGTGGGTGGGCTGATCGTCGTTGCCGGCGCCAAGGAAGACGGCATCCAGCCGCTGCGCAAGCGCGTCGAAGGTTTCGGCCTCAGTGTCGAATACATGCCGAAATATCACGGCGTCGCTTTCTGGTTTGCCCGTCCGGCCGATATCAGCGCGCCAGCCGCGCAGCTGGTGAAGCCCGCCACGCGCGTTGACGGCCGCTTTACCGCGACGGCAGGCATGTTCTCGCATGACCGCATCGATGCCGGCTCCGAGCTGCTTGCCTCGCGCCTGCCGACCGATTTCTCCGGCGATGCCGCCGATTTCGGCGCCGGCTGGGGCTATCTCTCCGTCGAATTGGCAACCAAGTCGCCACGCATGGCACGTATCGACCTCTACGAGGCCCACTACGACGCGCTGGAGGCCGCCCGGGTCAATCTCCTCGCAAACTGCCCGAAGGTCGCCCAGCGCTTCTTCTGGCACGATCTGGCCGGAGAGCCGGTCAAGGACAAGTATGATCTGGTGATCATGAACCCGCCTTTCCATGAAGGCCATGCCGCCGAGCCTTCGCTCGGCCAGGCGATGATCAAGACGGCGGCTTCGGCCCTGCGCGGCGGCGGCCGCCTGATGCTGGTCGCCAATCGCGGCCTGCCTTACGAGCCAGTGCTGGCTGAACACTTCAAGGAAAGCGGCGAGACCTGCCGCAATGCGCGCTTCAAGGTGCTGTGGGCGAAGAAGTAA
- the irrA gene encoding iron response transcriptional regulator IrrA: MAEKAEIAIETRLRSAGLRPTRQRIALGDLLFAKGDRHLTVEELHEEAVTAGVPVSLATVYNTLHQFTEVGMIRVLAVESAKTYFDTNVSDHHHFFVEGHNEVLDIPISNLTIANLPEPPMGMEIAHVDVVIRLRRKQR, from the coding sequence ATGGCGGAAAAAGCCGAAATCGCGATCGAAACCAGGCTGCGCAGCGCCGGCCTGAGGCCGACCCGACAGCGCATCGCGCTCGGCGATCTTCTTTTTGCCAAGGGTGACCGACATCTGACGGTCGAGGAGCTGCACGAGGAGGCCGTTACCGCCGGCGTTCCGGTCTCGCTCGCCACCGTCTACAACACGCTGCATCAATTCACCGAAGTCGGCATGATCCGCGTGCTCGCCGTCGAAAGCGCCAAGACCTATTTCGACACCAACGTCTCCGACCATCACCACTTCTTCGTCGAAGGCCACAATGAAGTGCTGGATATCCCGATCAGCAATCTGACGATCGCGAACCTGCCGGAGCCGCCGATGGGCATGGAAATCGCCCATGTTGACGTCGTCATCCGCCTGCGCCGCAAGCAGCGCTAA
- a CDS encoding GNAT family N-acetyltransferase codes for MIPPGFPMTFTNAVPFASTERLILRGFMPEDFEAYSAYRSLPVIYRFLYRDPPSAEALRERFDASLNSHFSEDGGSLRWAVLRREDGVLLGEVSLKLTDKAALQAEVGYTFNPAYAGKGYATEAVRAVIDLSFGTFGLHRIFARLDTQNIASVGVVERLGLRREAHLVENDRFNGVWGDEYIYAVLSREWADRAGA; via the coding sequence ATGATCCCGCCGGGCTTCCCGATGACGTTCACGAACGCCGTACCCTTCGCATCCACCGAACGTCTCATCCTTCGCGGCTTCATGCCCGAGGATTTCGAGGCCTATAGCGCCTATCGCTCCCTGCCTGTCATCTATCGTTTCCTCTACCGCGACCCGCCGTCGGCGGAGGCGTTGCGGGAGCGTTTCGACGCCAGCTTGAATTCGCACTTTTCGGAAGATGGCGGCTCGTTGCGCTGGGCGGTTCTTCGGCGGGAGGATGGCGTTCTCTTAGGCGAGGTCAGCCTGAAACTTACCGACAAGGCCGCGCTCCAGGCCGAGGTCGGCTACACCTTCAATCCGGCGTATGCCGGCAAAGGCTATGCGACCGAAGCGGTGCGAGCGGTCATCGATCTGAGCTTCGGCACTTTCGGCCTGCACCGGATTTTCGCACGGCTGGACACGCAAAACATTGCCTCCGTCGGCGTTGTCGAACGGCTGGGCCTGCGCCGCGAGGCGCATCTGGTCGAAAACGACCGTTTCAACGGCGTCTGGGGCGATGAGTATATTTATGCGGTTCTGAGCCGCGAATGGGCGGATAGAGCAGGCGCATAG
- a CDS encoding TIGR02300 family protein, translated as MVKVALGTKRTDPDNGKKFYDLNRDPVVSPYTGKSWPLSYFEETSAAKEVPEEEEVAEVDTENTEVELVSLEDADEAAAGDEIPDIGDDDVEIGDDDDDTFLEADEDEDDDDMSDIIGVNGDDDDV; from the coding sequence GTGGTGAAAGTGGCACTTGGAACAAAACGTACCGATCCCGACAACGGCAAGAAGTTCTATGACCTGAACCGGGACCCGGTCGTCTCGCCCTATACCGGCAAGTCCTGGCCCTTGTCCTACTTCGAGGAAACCTCCGCTGCCAAGGAAGTTCCGGAAGAGGAAGAGGTGGCTGAAGTCGATACCGAAAACACTGAAGTCGAGCTGGTCTCGCTTGAGGACGCCGATGAGGCTGCTGCCGGCGACGAGATCCCGGATATCGGCGATGACGATGTCGAAATCGGCGACGATGACGACGATACCTTCCTCGAAGCCGACGAAGACGAAGATGACGACGATATGAGCGACATCATCGGCGTTAACGGCGACGACGACGACGTTTGA